CCCAAATCCGCAAATTCCTGCGCATCAGCCTCGCCGCCCAGGGCTACCAGGTCAGCGAAGCCGCTACCGGCACGGACGGCCTGGCCCAGGCCGCCGTCGGCCAGCCGGCGCTGGTCATCCTCGATCTCGGTTTGCCAGATCGCGATGGCCAGGAGGTGCTGGCCGAGCTGCGCGAGTGGTCGGCGGTACCGGTGCTCGTGCTCTCGGTGCGGGCGGATGAACGCGAAAAGGTCCGCGCCCTGGATGCCGGCGCCAACGACTATGTGACCAAGCCCTTCGGTATCCAGGAATTTCTCGCCCGGGTCCGCGCCCTGCTCCGCCAAACGACGGGCAGCACCACCGCGCAGGTCGCCACCCTGGAGGTGGGCGAATTACGCGTGGACTTCGCCTATCGGCGGGTCACCCTGGCCGATAACGAAGTTGCCCTGACGCGCAAGGAATACGCCGTTCTGGCAGCGCTCGCCCAGCATCCCGGACGGGTCGTGACGCAACGCCAGTTATTGATCGATATCTGGGGACCGACTCATGCTCAGGACACCCACTATCTGCGGATCGTGGTCGGTCATTTGCGGCAAAAGTTGGCCGATGATCCCGTGGCCCCGCGTTTCATCGTGACCGAAGCAGGTGTGGGTTATCGCTTGCGTCACGATGCCTGAACGAAACCTGTCCATTAGAAGAGCGAGCGGGTCTAGCCTAGGCCTGATTACCCACTCACGTTTGTTCAGCGGCGAAACCGAATAGGCTGAAACACGGGAAGGAATTCGCTGCCGGTGCAAAACCGCGGAAGAATTAACCTTTCGGTCAAGTTAGGGTAAAGAACGCGCGGTGGCAGGGGCTAGACGGCGAATTTTCTGGGACAGGTGAAATCCGTAGTACTCGCTAAAACAGATAACGCTCAAGCCGGCGGCCAGGCATTGCGCCTGGCGCCGACCGAAACGTGATGAAGCTTTACTGCAGCCAGCCCTCGACGGTATCGGCACCGTGTTCGGCTTTCCAGGCCTTGAGCACCTTGTGATTGCCACCCTTGGTCTCGATGACTTCGCCGGTCTGGGGGTGCTGATAACGCTTGGTGGTACGCGGACGCCGCTTGCCTGCTGGCTTTTCCGGATGCGGGGTCTGCGCCTTGTGCTTGGGGGCGGCATTCGGATCCAGGATGCCGATGATGTCGCCCAGGTTCATGTGGTACTCGTCCATCAGCGATTGCAGCTTGCTTTCGAACTCGATTTCTTTCTGCAGGGAACTGTCCTGCTTCAGATCTTCGAGCAACTGCAATTGGGCACGCAGTTGTTCTTCGGCGGCGCGGAATTCGGCAAGGCGGGACATGACTACTCCTGAAGAGATAAAGAGGACGGGAATTCAGACTTCGCCCATAAGCGAAAGTTGAGGGAAAGATAAATCATCTCGCGTCATCATACCAGTGGCATTTGGAAAGATAGGATAAATGTCGATGCCTGCTCATTTGTATGGTGAGTTTATTAAGGACGGCTTAAAAGGGCGGACTACATCGGTGCATGATCCGTTGAATAACGAAGGCTCGTCAGCGATCGACAAAAATCGAGTTGGAGCTCGTCGCTATAGCCCAGCCTAGAGAGCCCAAACTTTTCTGCTCTAGCGTTCCAATACTTGGAATTCAATGCGACTTCAAGGCCAATGTCGCGATGAAGGTTGGCAGAAAACGATCTATGACGAAGCGTGGTACGGGTGCACGGGCCTCTGCAAATCCTGCAATCCTGAAGCCTGACTCGGTTTGACCGCCGATCTGATCGGTCAGACCATGGCCGAAGACCAACGCCTCGCCACGCATGATCTTTGCATCCAGCTGGTCCGCGTCGAGATCCCGCGTATCGGCGTACGGCACCTTGCAGATCGGGCGGATGAGCGCTTGCTCCTCCCATTGGGTGTCGCGGTCACCGACGAAAACGATCGGATTGTAGAAGCCCGCCAGCACCCGCCCACCCTTGCGAAGCGTTCGATAGCACTCCCTCCACACGGGCCTGAGATCGGGCACGTAGAGATTGGAAATGGGATGGAAGACTAGGTCGAAAGATTCGTCTGAAAACCGGGAAAGGTCACGCATATCGCCCTGAATCACGGACAAAGCCAGCCCATCCCGCACCGCTACCAGACGGTCCTGCTCCAGTTGTCTCGCCGAGGCATCGAGGACAGTGACTGTTGCACCCGCGGCGGCCAGGATAGGGGCTTGTTGTCCGCCAGTTGAGGCAAGGCACAGAATATCCAGACCCGACACATCACCGAGCCAGTGGCGGGGCAGATCGTCCGGTATCAATCTCACGGACCAATCACCCTGGCGGGCAGCTGCGATGACTTGCGCTGAAACGGGGCGAGACCACTCACAATCCTGCGCCGCAAGTTTGTCCCATGCAGCTTGATTGTGCGCAACGACGTTGTCCGACGAACGACCTGAAAATGCCATGCTGATACCTGTGAAGTTCTCGTTCCAGCGCAGCGTCTGCACGAGGCGGACATGTTGCACGACAGAGAACAAATAGAACGAAGTGATGACCGCGCCGCGTGGGTGCCGTCTCCAATCGGAATCGCCTAGTGCGATGAGTCGGAGTTACTTCGTTACAGGATCACTGCCAGGGCACTCCTACCTATAGTGCAGAAAGGATAAAGGCGAGATTGCTCGGGGGCCAGGCAGCAGGTCGTCCAGAGAGGTGACCGGTGGCCGATCGGTGTGGGCGTCCCGGTCGGGGCCTAGGCCATGAGCAGCCGGCTAACCAACTTAGCATTCATTCGACACCGCGAGTCGAGCTCAAAAAGGCGCTTCACCGGTCTCTATACCAATCCAGCGCCTGTTGAACCCTAGGCCGACTTGCCAATATCCAGTGTCGCTTCCGGCAGCGGCAACCAATGGAAGGTCTCTTCGATGAGCCGCCGGTAAGGGGTATCTATGGCGACCGGCGTGCGCTGGATGTAGTCACGCGCATGGGCTTGCCGCTCGGCATCGAGGGTGCGTAGGTAGGTCAGGGCTTCTTCGGCCGAAGGCTGACGCCCGTTGCGGCCACCGCTGCGCGGGGGCAAGGCGGTCCAGACCACGGCATCCAGCCCCTGACCGCGCGCCCAGTTCGCTATGGTGGATTGGAACGGCGATGACGGCCCCTCCGGCCAGCTACCGATACACTCCGGCTGCTGCCTGGGCACGCCTTCGCGTTCGCGCAGGGCCTCGCGGGCGGCGTCCAGGGTAGTCACGGCCAGGTAGGCCCACAGCACCTGCACCTCGGCCACGCCCTCGCAGAGTACCGTGGCCAACTCGCCGCTATCCCCTTCCCGGGCGAACTCGACGGGCAGCCAGGGCCCGTCGGTGAACCAGTCGGAGGCCACCGGCAACTCCGCGGCTTTCCAGATCAAGGAACCCCACCCCAGACAGGCGATCTTCATGGCCACTCCCACGCTTGGACGTTAGGGGTTGGAGGTCAACGAAGCGCCGCGGTTTCGCTCTGGCAAGACTTGGCGACAAAAAGGCAGGACGAAAAAAAGCGGCCACGAGGGCCGCTTCTTTCGATACCCGCAAGGCAGAGCTTACGGGTGGTAGATGGCGCAGCGGACGGGACTCGAACCCGCGACCCCCGGCGTGACAGGCCGGTATTCTAACCGACTGAACTACCGCTGCGCATGGAAGCCTTGCGGCATCCGGCTGGCTTGAGCAGCGAACCTGTTCAGCGGGGTTCTCTGCACCAGCGGCCGCTAAGATACTGATTTATCAGGAAAGAAACAACAGGCTTAGGAAAATATTTCTGCCTTCAGCGGCGCGGCCCACGGATGCCCCTGCAGGACTCAACCGCCCCCTTGCCCGCCTGCCGCCTGAGCAGCTCGAGAAAGCCTTGAAGCGCTGTGCCCGGCACCTGCCCCGCCCGCAGCAGGATGCCGAAGGGCGTCAGGGGTTCGGTGATCTCGAGGTCGAGCGGCACCATGAGACCGGTACGCAGATGGTCGCGCACCACGGCCTCGGTCAGCACCAGGATGGCGTCGGTGATCTGCACCAGTTGCAGCATGGCGAATACCGAACCGCACTCGATGATGTCCGCCGGGGGCGGTAGCTGGCGGCGGGCGAAGGCGGCCTCCAGGGCGACCCGCGCCGGGCTCGCCTCGGGTTGCAGGATCCAGGGCCACTCCTCGACCAGCTCGGCCAGATCCGGTACGGCGCGCCCGGCCAGCGGATGTCCGGTGCGCACCACCACCGCCAGGTGCTCATTACCCAACGGCTCGAAGGTGAAGCGGCCGAGATCGGCCGGGCTGGTGAAGCGAGCGATGGCGACATCGATCCGCTCCTGCTCCAGCAACTCGGTGAGCTGGTCGCTGGTATCGCCGAGGATGCGCAGCTGCAAGCCCGGTTGACGCGCCTTGCTCTCGGCGATGGCCCGCACCACCAGATCGGGCAAGGCGCCCATGATGGCGCCCACCGCCAGATGACCATAGCCACCGGCGCGCCGCGCATCGAGGTCTTCGGCGCAGCGATCCAGGCCATTGAGGGCGCGCCGGGCGAACTCCAGGATCTCCGCGCCCAGCGCCGTGGGCTTCAGGCCCCGCGCGTGCCGCTCGAACAATGCGCAGCCAAAGGCTTCCTCGACCTCCTGCAGCATCCGGGTGGTGGCCGGCTGGGACATGTGCAGGGCTTCCGCGGCCCGGTGCAGATTACGGGTACCGGCCAGGGTCACCAGCATCAGCAGGTGCTTGTAGCGCAGGCGATTGAACAGAGCGCGGGCATGCGGGGAGGCGTTCATCGGTAGCGTCCTGGTGCGTGATCGACGACGCGTGCGCGTCTTGAGCGTGAAGGCTCTGGTCAGGCCCTCACCCAGTACCGATACCCTAAGGGTATCGGCCCTAAACAAAAAGCGATTATCCAGGCATTGCAACTGCGACTACCTTGAGCCGTGGCCGAATCACAACAACAAGAGAGATCGCCATGCATACCACCCTGTCTCCAGGGCTGGTCGCCAAGGTCACCCGGCGCCTGCTGCCCTTCCTGCTGCTGATGTACGTCATGGCCTTTCTCGACCGGGCCAACGTGGGCTTCGCCAAGGTCGCCTTCCAGGCCGATACCGGCATCTCCGATGCGGCCTTCGCCTTTGGCGCCGGGGTCTTCTTCGTCGGCTACGCCTTTCTCGAGATTCCCAGCAACCTGATCATGCACCGGGTCGGCGCCCGGTTGTGGATGTGCCGGATCATGGTGACCTGGGGGCTGATCTCCGCCGCCATGATGTTCGCCCACACGGCGACCACCTTCTATGTGCTGCGCTTCCTACTCGGGGTGGCCGAAGCCGGCTTCTTCCCGGGCGTCATCCTCTACCTCACCTACTGGTTTCCCTCGCGCTACCGCGCCCGGGCGCTGGGGTTCTTCTATTTCGGCGCGCCCCTGGCCTTCATCTTCGGCAGTCCGCTGTCGGGCCTGCTGCTGGAGTTCGACGGCCTTGGCGGTCTGCAGGGCTGGCAATGGATGTTCCTGGTCGAAGGAGTGCTGGCCAGTCTGGTGGGCATCTGGGCCTGGTTCTACCTGGACAATCGGCCGCGCGATGCCCGCTGGCTGAGCGAGGCGGAAAAGCAGACCCTGCAACAGGCCCTGGATACCGAGGACGCCGCCAAGCCCCACCATGGCGGGCTGCTGCGCCTGCTCGGCCAGCCGCGCATCCTGCTGCTGTGCAGCATCTACCTGCTGATCCAGGCCAGCGTCTATGGCGTGGTCTTCTATCTGCCGACCCAGGTGGCCGGGCTGCTCGGGCAGAAGGTCGGGTTGCTGGTCGGCCTGGTCTCGGCGATTCCCTGGGTCTGCGCCCTGCTCGCCGCCTGGCTGATCCCCAGCTGGTCGGATCGCACCGGCGAGCGCCGTCGCACCGCCGCCGCCACCCTGGCCCTTTCCGGCCTGGGCATCGCCGCCTCGGTGACCTTCTCACCGCTCTATGCGCTGATCGCCCTGTGCTTCGCCGCCGCCGGCTTCATCGCCGTTCAGCCGCTGTTCTGGACCTTTCCGTCCGACCAGTTGCGCGGTAGCGCCGCCGCGGGCGGCATCGCCCTGATCAATACCTGCGGCGCCATCGGCGGCTTCATCGCGCCCCTGGCCAAGCGCTGGGCCGAGGTGACCTTTGCCCACCCCGGCGCCGGCCTCTATCTGCTCGCCGGCACCACCCTGGTCGCCGCCGCCCTGATCCTCGGCCTGCGCCGACGCGACCAGGCCGATCCCCAACCCCAGCTCACGCCCAGTCATTGAGGGAGCCTCGCCATGCCCCTACCCACCATCAAGCAGGTGCGCGCCTACACCCTTCGCGGCGGCGGCGCCGACTACCACGACCAGGGCGACGGCCACTGGATCGACGACCACATCGCCACGCCCATGGCCAAGTACCCGGAATACCGCCAGAGCCGGCGCAGCTTCGGCATCAACGTGCTGGGCACCCTGGTGGTGGAGGTCGAGGCCAGCGACGGCACCGTGGGCTTCGCCGTCACCACCGGCGGCGAGCTGGGCGCCTTCATCGTCGAGCGGCACCTGGCGCGCTTCCTGGAGGGGGCCAAGGTCACCGACCTGGAAAAGATCTGGGACCAGATGTACCTCTCCACCCTCTACTACGGGCGCAAGGGCATCGTGCTCAACACCATCTCCGGGGTGGATCTCGCGCTCTGGGACCTGCTCGGCAAGCTGCGCCAGGAGCCGGTGCACCAGTTGCTCGGCGGCGCGGTGCGCGACGAATTGCAGTTCTATGCCACCGGCGCCCGGCCGGACCTGGCCAAGGAGATGGGCTTCATCGGCGGCAAGCTGCCGCTGCAGCATGGCCCGGCCGAGGGCGAGGAAGGCCTGCGCAAGAACCTGGAGGCCCTGGCGACCATGCGCGAGCGGGTCGGCGACGACTTCTGGCTGATGCTCGACTGCTGGATGAGCCTCGACCTCAACTACGCCACCCGCCTGGCCCAGGGCGCCCAGCAGTTCGGCCTGAAGTGGATCGAGGAGGCGCTGCCGCCGGACGACTACTGGGGCTATGCCGAACTCAAACGCAATGTGCCACGCGGCATGCTGGTGACCACCGGCGAGCACGAGGCCACCCGCTGGGGCTTCCGCCTGCTTCTGGAGATGGGTTGCTGCGACATCCTGCAGCCGGACGTCGGCTGGTGCGGCGGCCTCACCGAGTTGATGCGCATCTCCGCCCTGGCCGATGCCCACAATGCCCTGGTGGTGCCCCACGGCTCCTCGGTCTACAGCTATCACTTCGTCATCACCCGCACCAACAGTCCCTTCGCCGAGTTCCTGATGATGGCGCCCAAGGCCGACGAGGTGGTGCCCATGTTCCATCCGCAACTCCTCGACGAACCCGTCCCGATGCGCGGCCGCCTGCGCGCCTCGGCGCTGGATCGGCCCGGCTTCGGCGTGCGCCTCAATCCGGAATGCGCCCTGGAACGTCCCTATCGCCACTGAGGCCTTGCCCAGGAGGGCTGGATGAAAGCGACCCAAGAGACCCTGGCGACGCCCCTGCCGGATGCGCGCCCCGCGGCGACGCCGCTGCCACCCAAGAGTGCCCGCCTCAAGCGGGTCCAGGTGATCGCCCTGGCGCTGCTGGTGCTGGCCGGCTTCGTCAACTACCTGGACCGCAGCACCCTGGCCATCGCCAACCAGACCATCAGCGGCGAGCTGGGCTTCACGCCGACCGAGATGGGCCTGCTGCTGTCGGCCTTCGCCTGGGCCTATGCCTTTGCCCAGTTGCCCATCGGCGGTCTGCTGGATCGCTTCGGTGCGCGCCTGACCCTGGGCCTGGGCATCTGCCTCTGGTCCCTCGCCCAGGGCGTGCTGGGGCTGCTCAGCAGCCTGCACCTGATGATCCTCGCCCGCGTCGGCCTGGGCATTGGCGAGGCGCCGCAATTCCCGGCCGGCGCCAAGGTGGTCAGCGAGTGGTTCAATGTGCGCGAGCGCGGCCTGCCCTCCGGCATCTTCAACCTCTCCTCCTCCCTGGGACCGGCGATCTCCCAGCCGATCCTCACCGCCCTGCTGCTGTGGCTGGGCTGGCGGCAGATGTTCATCGCCATGGGCGTGCTCGGGATCGCCGTGGCGGCGCTCTGGTACCTGAGCTATCGCGATCGGGTCCAGGTGGCGCTGGACGCCGCCGAGCGGGCGCACCTGGACGCCGGGCTGCCCCCCCAGGACGCCGGCCAGCGACTGACCTTCGCCGACTGGCTGGGGCTGTTCCGCCGCCGCCTGACCTGGGGCGTGGTGATCGGCTACGTCGGCATCATCTACATGCTGTCGCTGTTCCTGACCTGGCTGCCGGCCTACCTGGAGCGGGTCCACCACCTGTCCCTGTCCCAGGCCGGCTGGGTCGCCAGCCTGCCGTTCCTGGCCGGCGCCTGTGGCGTGATCGGCGGCGGCCTGCTGGTGGATCGCCTGACCCGCAGCGGGCGCAGCCTGGCCTTCAGTCGCAAGCTGCCGATCTGCGGCGGCCT
The window above is part of the Pseudomonas oryzihabitans genome. Proteins encoded here:
- a CDS encoding MFS transporter, giving the protein MHTTLSPGLVAKVTRRLLPFLLLMYVMAFLDRANVGFAKVAFQADTGISDAAFAFGAGVFFVGYAFLEIPSNLIMHRVGARLWMCRIMVTWGLISAAMMFAHTATTFYVLRFLLGVAEAGFFPGVILYLTYWFPSRYRARALGFFYFGAPLAFIFGSPLSGLLLEFDGLGGLQGWQWMFLVEGVLASLVGIWAWFYLDNRPRDARWLSEAEKQTLQQALDTEDAAKPHHGGLLRLLGQPRILLLCSIYLLIQASVYGVVFYLPTQVAGLLGQKVGLLVGLVSAIPWVCALLAAWLIPSWSDRTGERRRTAAATLALSGLGIAASVTFSPLYALIALCFAAAGFIAVQPLFWTFPSDQLRGSAAAGGIALINTCGAIGGFIAPLAKRWAEVTFAHPGAGLYLLAGTTLVAAALILGLRRRDQADPQPQLTPSH
- a CDS encoding response regulator; its protein translation is MSAHVLVIDDEPQIRKFLRISLAAQGYQVSEAATGTDGLAQAAVGQPALVILDLGLPDRDGQEVLAELREWSAVPVLVLSVRADEREKVRALDAGANDYVTKPFGIQEFLARVRALLRQTTGSTTAQVATLEVGELRVDFAYRRVTLADNEVALTRKEYAVLAALAQHPGRVVTQRQLLIDIWGPTHAQDTHYLRIVVGHLRQKLADDPVAPRFIVTEAGVGYRLRHDA
- a CDS encoding class I SAM-dependent methyltransferase, with amino-acid sequence MQTLRWNENFTGISMAFSGRSSDNVVAHNQAAWDKLAAQDCEWSRPVSAQVIAAARQGDWSVRLIPDDLPRHWLGDVSGLDILCLASTGGQQAPILAAAGATVTVLDASARQLEQDRLVAVRDGLALSVIQGDMRDLSRFSDESFDLVFHPISNLYVPDLRPVWRECYRTLRKGGRVLAGFYNPIVFVGDRDTQWEEQALIRPICKVPYADTRDLDADQLDAKIMRGEALVFGHGLTDQIGGQTESGFRIAGFAEARAPVPRFVIDRFLPTFIATLALKSH
- a CDS encoding LysR family transcriptional regulator yields the protein MNASPHARALFNRLRYKHLLMLVTLAGTRNLHRAAEALHMSQPATTRMLQEVEEAFGCALFERHARGLKPTALGAEILEFARRALNGLDRCAEDLDARRAGGYGHLAVGAIMGALPDLVVRAIAESKARQPGLQLRILGDTSDQLTELLEQERIDVAIARFTSPADLGRFTFEPLGNEHLAVVVRTGHPLAGRAVPDLAELVEEWPWILQPEASPARVALEAAFARRQLPPPADIIECGSVFAMLQLVQITDAILVLTEAVVRDHLRTGLMVPLDLEITEPLTPFGILLRAGQVPGTALQGFLELLRRQAGKGAVESCRGIRGPRR
- the rhmD gene encoding L-rhamnonate dehydratase — protein: MPLPTIKQVRAYTLRGGGADYHDQGDGHWIDDHIATPMAKYPEYRQSRRSFGINVLGTLVVEVEASDGTVGFAVTTGGELGAFIVERHLARFLEGAKVTDLEKIWDQMYLSTLYYGRKGIVLNTISGVDLALWDLLGKLRQEPVHQLLGGAVRDELQFYATGARPDLAKEMGFIGGKLPLQHGPAEGEEGLRKNLEALATMRERVGDDFWLMLDCWMSLDLNYATRLAQGAQQFGLKWIEEALPPDDYWGYAELKRNVPRGMLVTTGEHEATRWGFRLLLEMGCCDILQPDVGWCGGLTELMRISALADAHNALVVPHGSSVYSYHFVITRTNSPFAEFLMMAPKADEVVPMFHPQLLDEPVPMRGRLRASALDRPGFGVRLNPECALERPYRH
- a CDS encoding MFS transporter → MKATQETLATPLPDARPAATPLPPKSARLKRVQVIALALLVLAGFVNYLDRSTLAIANQTISGELGFTPTEMGLLLSAFAWAYAFAQLPIGGLLDRFGARLTLGLGICLWSLAQGVLGLLSSLHLMILARVGLGIGEAPQFPAGAKVVSEWFNVRERGLPSGIFNLSSSLGPAISQPILTALLLWLGWRQMFIAMGVLGIAVAALWYLSYRDRVQVALDAAERAHLDAGLPPQDAGQRLTFADWLGLFRRRLTWGVVIGYVGIIYMLSLFLTWLPAYLERVHHLSLSQAGWVASLPFLAGACGVIGGGLLVDRLTRSGRSLAFSRKLPICGGLAAAGLFALCSAGVTGIGSVILCFSLALFSLNVAVAGTWSLVSVAVPSHQVASLASIQNFGGYFGGAFAPVITGMIVQQTGSFGLALGIAAAVAVAGALSYGLLVQLPDTSS
- a CDS encoding histone-like nucleoid-structuring protein, MvaT/MvaU family codes for the protein MSRLAEFRAAEEQLRAQLQLLEDLKQDSSLQKEIEFESKLQSLMDEYHMNLGDIIGILDPNAAPKHKAQTPHPEKPAGKRRPRTTKRYQHPQTGEVIETKGGNHKVLKAWKAEHGADTVEGWLQ